AGACGACCTCCTTGCCCTCGAGGTGGCCGCAGCGCTTCGGATTGACCTGGTCTTCGAGGTGCATCCCCGAGATTCCGGCGTCCTCGAATTCCTGGACGGTGCGGGCCACGTTCATGGCCTCGCCCCAGCCTGTGTCGGCGTCGATGAAGGTCGGCAGGTTCGTCACCCGGGCGATGTTGCGTCCGTGGTCGGCCACCTCGGTGAGTGTGGTCAACCCGATGTCGGGCAGACCCATGGCCGCGGAGAACGCACCACCGGAGATGTAGACGCCCTCGAACCCGGTCTGCTCGATGATCTGGGCGTTGATCGGGTTGATCGCACCGGGGAACGCGGCGATCCGGTCACCGGCGAGGATTTCGCGGAACTTCGCGCGGCGTTCGGCCGGCGTCGCGGTTGCACCCAACATCAGAAGATTCCCTTCGAACCGGTGTGCTCGAGTCCCTCGACGGTGAAGCTGAGTTCGGCCACACCCTCCGCGTCGAGGTTCTCGAGGTTCTCGGCCAGATCGATGAAGCGAGTCTGCTCGGCACCGGTGAGGATGCCCTCGGACAGGGTCTTGAACTTCTCGATGTAGTTCGCACGTGCGAAGGGGCGGGCACCGAAGGGATGCGCATCGGCCACGGCGATCTCGTCGACCAGGGTCGAACCGTCGTCGAATTCGATCTCCACGCGTCCGCCGAAGGCCTTCTCGTTGGGATCACTCGAGTGGTAGCGGCGAGTCCACTCCTTGTCCTCTGTGGTCTCGATCTTGTGCCACAGCTCCACGGTCTCCCGGCGTCCGGCACGCTCGGGAGAGTAGGAGTGCTCGTGGTGCCACCCCTGGTCCTCCATGGCGACGGCGAAGATGTACATGATCGAGTGGTCGAGGGTCTCCCGGCTCGCCTTGGGATCCATCTTCTGCGGATCGTTCGCACCCGTGCCGATGACGTTGTGCGTGTGGTGCGAGGTGTGGATGACGACGCGCTTGATCTTGGACAGGTCATCGATCTCCCCGCCGAGCTTGCGGGCGAGGTCGATGAGTGCCTGTGCTTGGTATTCGGCCGAGTGTTCCTTGGTGTAGGTCTCGAGGATCGCGCGCTTGGCCTCGCCCGCACCGGGCAGGGGAACGGTGTAGCGGGCCTCGGGGCCGGAGAGGATCCAGGCGATGAAGCCGTCCTCACCTTCGTAGATCGGGTTCGGCGCACCTTCGCCGCGCATCGCACGGTCGACGGACTCGACGGCCATCTTGCCGGCGAACGCAGGTGCGTGGGCCTTCCAGGACGAGATCTCGCCCTTGCGGGACTGACGGGTCGCTGTCGTCACGTGCAGGGCCTGCTGGATCGCCTGGAAGGTGACTTCGGTGTCGAGTCCGAGCATGGCACCGATGCCGGCGGCAGCGGACGGGCCGAGGTGGGCGACGTGGTCGATCTTGTGCTCGTGCAGGCACATTCCCTTGACCAGGTCGACCTGGATCTCGTAGCCGGTGGCGATGCCGTTGATGAGGTCCTTGCCGCCCACACCCTTGTGCTGGGCGACCGCGAGGACCGGCGGGATGTTGTCACCGGGGTGGGAGTACTCTGCGGCGAGGAAGGTGTCATGGAAGTCGAGTTCGCGTACCGCGACCCCGTTGGCCCAAGCCGCCCATTCCGGGGAGAAGCGCTCGCTCCGGGGCAGGCCGAAGACGGTGGCTCCGGGTGAGTACGGGTGGGTCTGTGCCTGTTCGCGAGCGTGCAGCGGGGCCGAGCGGCGAACCGATGCCGCAGCCACCGAGGCGTTGTCGATGATGCGGTTGATCACCATCTCGGAGACATCCGAGTCCACCGGAGTCGGGTCCGAAGCGACCTCGGCGATCTTCCAGGCGAGTTGGTCTTCACGAGCCAGGTTCTCTGAGCTCTTGTGCGTGCGGACTTCATGATCGATCATGGTTAACCCCTTCAAACGTCCTTGACCGTTCAGGTCTTTCAGCGGCTGACACAACTGTAGGCTACGTCACGTCTCTGTCACGGTCTGGCCGGAATTTTATCTCGACATCAAGATACTTTACCCGACCGCACCGAAACACCACCACCCGACCCCACCCGTCGGGACTCTCGAGGCGGTCGGTGAACTGTGCCACAATTGAGTCATGACGCGCACCGCCCTGGACTTCGACGAGAACTGGTTCGATGACGCCGAGTTCGCTCAGCTGCGACGTCGACTGCCCATCCCCTATGTGAATGCGATTCCCGTCCGGGTGGGCGAATCCGGAAATGTCGAACACATCGGCCTGCTCCTGCGCAGCCTGGATGACGGGACCCTGGGCCGCGAGGTCGTCGGCGGACGGATCCGCTTCCACGAAAGCATCCGCACCGCCCTCATGCGCCACGCGGAGAACGACCTCGGACCGATGGCGCTGCCGGTCATTCCCCCGGCGATCTCGCCGTTCCACATCGCCGAGTACTTCCCCACCGAAGGCTCGTCCCTCCTCCACGATCCGCGTCAGCATGCGATCTCGATGTGCTTCATCCTCGAGGTCCGTGGCGAGTGCACCCCTCGCGCGGATGCGCTCAGCCTCGACTGGCTGACCCCGGAGGAGACGCTGCGCTCCGATATCGTCGGCGAGATGTGCCATGGCCAGGAGCACCTCCTCCGCTACGCCCTGGCCCACATGGGGTTCGCGATCTGAAGACCGGTCTGTCTCTACGAACCGTAGAAAGACCTTGGTAGACTGGCCCGACGGGGACGGTTCTGATGACCGGGGCCATCGTCCTCGTGCGGGTGGAGTCGGCCCCGTTGGGAGGTCTGCCATGACTGCCGAGAACCTCGGTAGCGATCAGTCATCGACGGGACTCGGGATCCTCGTCGGATACGACGGTTCCGAACTTGCCGCACGTGCTCTCGAATACGGCGCGGCCGAAGCCGCTCGCCGTCGCATCGCCCTCACGGTCGTCGCCGCCTACACCGTCCCGATGACCATCTACCCCAACCTCGCGTCGATGCCGGAGGAGAACGAGCAGGAGGCCTCACATTCAGCGGTGAAGAAGCTGCTCACCGAGGCAGCCGAGCTGCTGCGTGACCATGTGGGTCCCGTTTCCTACCGCGCCGAGCGCGGCGATGCCGCCGGCGTGTTGGTGCACCTCAGCGCCGATGCGCGTGCCGCGGTCGTGGGAGCGAGGGGCCGTGGCGGGTTCATCGGTCGCCTCCTCGGCTCGGTGTCGACGGCTCTGCCGTCCCACTCCCACTGCCCGACGATCGTCGTGCCCGGCCATCGCTCCGATGGGCCCGAGGCTTCGGTCGTGGTCGCCGCCGACGGCTCGGAGGGCGGACGTCTGGCCATGTTCACGGCCGCCGAGGTGGCCGCCTCGCGTGGCAGCGCACTCGAGATCGTCACGGTCCTGCCCGCGGGCGACGAATGGCTCTACTGGTATCCGGAGCTGGACCTCGGCGCCGAGGTCTCCGACCGGAGGCGGCAGCAGCTCGAGGCCGCGCTCAACCCCGAGCTGACCGCCGTGTCCCAGCAGTTCCCAGAGCTCAGGGTCGGTGCCACGGTGTCGATCGGGAACCCGATCGACGTGATTGCCGAGCTGACGAGAACTGCGCAGCTGACCGTCCTAGGCACCAGGGGCCGCGGATCCTTCCGGAGTGCTCTGATGGGGTCCGTCTCGCACGGGGTCCTCCACCATGCGCAGGGGCCGGTCATGGTCGTCCCGGGCTGAGCCGACTTCCTCGGATCATTCCGAACCGATGTCGGCATCCGGATCCGGGTCCTTGTCACCGGCGCGCGTGATCTCGACATCGTCGATCTCTTCGGAATCTGCCGACGCGGAGGTGCCCTGCGCCCCGTCCCCGGCAGGGACCTCGTACGTCGTCGCACGCAGCGATTCGTCACTCACACGCACCCGGGTGAAGGCCGGGATGTCGTTATGGACGCTCTTGGCCTCCCAATCGAGTCCCGGAACGTAGTCGTAGAACTTCGATCCCGAGGAAGAAGTCAGAGTCAGGTACATTGTCTGTCCCTCCTCCTTCTCCTGTTCGAGTCCGGCGTCGGAGCCTTTGACCGGCTGTCCCCCGGCATCCATGAGGAAGGTCCGATTAAAGATGTGGTCATGGCCGGACACCACGAGGTCGATGTCGTTGCGGGCCGCGACCGGCGGAATGGCTTCGCGCAGCTGTTGCACGTCGGGGTCGCTGTTATGGGTCGCGGTCGAGTAGATCGAATGGTGGAAGCCGAGGACCTTCCACCGGGCTTCGTCGCCATGTTCGCTGACGACGTCGTCGATGAACTCCGCATGTTCCTCGGTGTCGTGGTCGTTCGAGTTGATGTTGATGAACAGAACCCCGGAATCGATGAACCAGTAGTCCCCGCCGGAGGTGATCGCTCCACCTTCACCGTGGTCGTGGCTGACATTGGGCCGGTTGAAGTGCTGTTCATAGGACTTCGAAGTGACATCGTGGTTGCCGATGGTCGTCGCCTGCGGAACGGTCGTCGTCGCCTCGGGCGCCAGGTACTGCTCGTACTGCCCTTGGTCGCCTGCCGAGTTCACCTGATCACCCAAGGAGTAGAAGAACCTCGGATCCTGCGCGGCCTCCAACGCGGAGGTCAGCGTCCTGTCCCACCCTGTCGCGTCATCGGGCCGACCGCCGCCGGCGCCGACTTGCGGATCACCGAAGACGAGGAATTCGCTGTCCCCATCTGAGGTCCCCGTATCGAACCGTGCCACCGGGGAGAAGCCGTCCTCCTCGCTGCCGACCTGGTAGGCGTATTCGGTGCCCGGCTCCAGACCGGTCATGTTCGCATGATTGTAGTGACGTCCGAGGTCGGTCGAGAGACCCGAGTCGGTGGTCGGAGCGCTGTGGGCGTCTTCGGGCAGAGCCGAGCCCTCGAGTTCCGAGGTCTTTGACCAGCGAACCTCTCCCTCTCCGGGGGTCTCACTCATCCAGGACAGGTTACGTGAGGTCTCATCGGCCCCGACCTGCAGGACGGTGTCGGAGATCGCGGACTCCTCATTCTCTTCGACCCGGGCCGAGGATGAGTGACCAGGGTCGGCGTGCGCGGGGACCGGCGGGACGACGAGAGCCGCCGACAGCACAAGTGCGGACAGGGAACTCATCGGTGTTCTCAGGTGTCGTATTGTCACCCGATCATTTCTACCCATCGGTAGTGAAGGTCGCGGCGCGGGCAGGTGTCCGGCTCCGCAACTGCGGGTGAACTCTTCGTCACGAAGTGTTGCCGTGGACTGCTGTACAGTGGGGTCCACGACAGGGGAGCGCCGCAAGGGGCGCTGAGAGTGCAGATGAAGCTGCAGACCCTCGAACCTGATGCGGTCAGTACCGCCGAAGGAAGTCGAGACTCTTCTACCCCTCCTTGATACGAGGAGGCACAATGCCGAAAACGACCGCAGCGGATTCTCCACAGCGGAGCGCACCGAAGTATTCCCACGTCCCGGCGACCAAGCAGTGGAGAGTCGTCGACTATGTCGTCACGGCCGTGCTCGGCATCGCCGTCGGCCTCGTCTTCTGGGTGCTGGCACTGAGCTGGAAGGCCCTCGAGCTCGGATTCCAGGCGTTCCCGCCCTCGATCGGTCTCATCGCTGGCCTCTGGGTCCTCGCCGGGCCCTTGGCCGCAGCCATCATCCGCAAACCCGGCGCCGCACTCCTGTGCGAGCTCATCGCCGCCATCGTCGAAGCCGTCCTCGGCTCCCATTTCGGGGCCACGGTTCTGCTCTCCGGCTTCGTTCAGGGCCTTGGCGCCGAACTCGTCTTCGCCGCCTTCGGCTACCGTAAGTTCAACTTGTGGGTCACGAGTCTGGCCGGGCTGCTGGCCGCCGCGTTCATGTCCGTGAGCGAGAACATCATGTACAACGCCGAATGGCAGTTCGGATTCCAGGCCGCCTACACGGTGTGCGCGATCATCTCCGGCATCGTCATCTCCGGCATCGGCGCCTGGTTCGCCTACCGGGCGATTGCGAAGACCGGGGCGCTGAGTTCGTTCGCTTCGGGCCGTGTCCACTGATGGCTCTGCCGATCACGGCCCACGGATATTCGTGGACCCACGCCGATCGGGACGAACCGGCGGTCGGGCCCCTCGACCTGAGCATCAATGCAGGGCAGAAGGTTCTGCTCCTGGGCCCTTCGGGGGCAGGGAAGTCGACTCTCCTGCACGCCATCGCCGGCGTCCTGCCCGCCGAATCCGGGGAATCCACCGGTGAGCTACTCGTCGGCGACACCGTCCCCGATCCCCGCCGAGGGAAGACCGGATTGGTCCTCCAGGACCCCGACTCCCAGGTGATCTTCTCCCGCGTCGGCGACGATGTCGCCTTCGGCATGGAGAATCTGGGGCTGCCCGCCGAGGTGATCGAATCCAGGATCTCCACCTCGCTTGGAGCCATGGGCCTCGACCCTCCGCGAAGCCACCCGACGGCGGCTCTCTCCGGCGGGCAGAAGCAGCGGTTGGCGCTGGCCGGAATCCACGCCATGGCTCCAGAGGTCATCGTCCTCGACGAACCCACAGCGAACATCGATCCCGACTCGGCCCCGCTGGTCCGAGACGCCGTCCTCGACACTCAGGCGGCCACCTCGGCGACGATGGTCATCGTCGAACACCGGGTCGGCCTGTGGCTCGATCATGTGGACACCGTGATCGTCCTCGGCAGGGATGGACTGCTCGTCCAGGGCCCGCCGAGGCGGGTCTTCGGTGACCCTGAACTCGCCGATGAGCTGCGCGAATGCGGGATCTGGATGCCCGAGGAATGCAATCCGCACGCGGCCGTGAACCGCAGAGCGCCCACGATGGTCGGCAGTGATCCGACCGGCGAGGTCCTGCTTGCGACCACCCGGCTCGGTGTCGGTCGTCCGGGCTCCGGGCGAACGGCCGCGGTCGATCTCGATGTGAACATCCGGTCTGGTGAGGCCATCGGTATCGTCGGTGCCAACGGTGCCGGAAAATCCACGATGGCGCTGACCCTCGCGGGGCTCATCCCCGAGGTCGAGGGCGAGGTCACGGCGCTGGGCTCCCTGCGCTCTGGGGCCAAGCATGCCAGACCCTTGCGTTGGCCCTCCCACTTCCTGGCCCCGCGGATCGGGATGGTGTTCCAAGAACCCGAGCATCAGTTCCTGCGCTCGAGTGTGGCCGGGGAACTGGCATTGGGTCCGCGACTGGCGGGGTGGTCGAGTCACGAGATCGATGTTCGTGTCGCCGAACTGCTGGATGCGCTGGGGCTTGAGAAGCTCGCCGAATCACACCCACAGGGTCTCTCCGGAGGAGAGAAGCGCCGGTTGTCGGTGGCGGCAATGATCGCCCCACGGCCCCGGATCCTCATCGTCGACGAACCGACGTTCGGCCAGGACGCCCTCACCTGGACGGGGCTCGTCGACCAGTTCATCGATGTGCTCGACCGCGGCAGCGCCGTGGTCGCCGTCAGCCACGACCACGACTTCCTCGATGCGATCGGCGCCCGACGATTCGAGCTGGGAACACGGACGTCGAACGGCTTCGGGGATGAGTCGGCCGATGCTGTGAGGAGGGGTGTGCGCATTGAGTGAGTCTGTCGCCGTTGAGGATCCGGGCCAACTCATTCCCATCGTGCGCAGGACGGCACTGGTCAGGTGCAATCCCCTGACGAAGATCGCAGTGGCCCTCATCCTCATGGTCGGTGCCCTGTTGAGCATCGACGTGGTCTCCGCCGGAGTCGTGCTCGGATTCTGTCTGCTTGCGCTGCCGGCGACGGGACTCGATCTTTGGGCGGCGCTGCGACGTCTGTGGTTTCTGCCCCTCGGCGCGCTCCTGGCCGCCTGGGGCACTGCGATCCTGGCCGAGAAGACCGGGGCTGTCGTCGTCGACCTCGGACCGATCCTCATGACGTCGGGCTCCCTCGGCGCGGCTGCCCCGATCTTCCTGCGTGCCCTGGCCTTGGCGATTCCGCTCATCGTGCTCGCCTCGACGATCGGCCCCAGGGATCTCTCCGATGCTCTCATTCAGCATCTGCGCCTGCCGGAGGTCGTCGTGGTGTCCGTGTTGGCGGCCGGACGCCTGCTCGGCCTCCTCGTCAGCGAGTGGCAGACGCTGTCGATGGCCAGGCGGGCCAGAGGCGTGGCAGGCGGTTCGATCGTGAGGCGCACAGGCAGCCTCTTCACCGGCGTCTTCGTGCTGCTCGTCCGATCGATCCGCCGCGGCACCACCTTGGCCATGGCGATGGAGGGGAGGGCGTTCGGGCGGCCCGGACGGACCTGGCGCAGGCGCTCGACCTTTGGTGCCGGGGATGGTGTCGCGCTGCTGGTCTCGATAGCAGTGTGCGTGTTCGCGATCGAGGCCGCTCACGCGCTGGGGACGTGGAATCCGATCATCGGCGGCTGAGGGCGTGATGTCTGGAGTCCGTGGTTCAGGCTCACGAGTCCGTGGTTCAGGCTCACGAGTCCGTGGTTCAGACTCGCCGCACCAGGTCCTTGAGTACGGATCGCCGCTCTTCGAGCGCCTCGGCGCTGGGCATCTTCGAGACGGTGAGGACGAGCAGCGTCTCGTCCTCACCGTTCTGTGACCCCGTAGTCGCCGTCTTCGGTTCGGCAGAGGCCTCGAACTTGGTTCCGTCCTCGAGGTTCGCCCGCCAGAAGGAGCGCTTCTCGGTCCGTGAGGTGCGCGGCTCGCTCTCGAGGCCGACGTCTCCGAGGGCTCCACCGGAGATGAGGAAGGCGAACCTGGTGATGACGTCGTCACGGTCGCCGGCCACGGTGCGGGAGACCGCGACGTCGAAGGTGCCATCGGCCCGCTGGCCGGGCACACGTCGGCCGATCTCCTGCTCATAGGCGACGACGGCGCCCTGGACCCACCAGCCGTGCTTGTCCACGACCCCGTCGAACTGCGGGTAGAGGGCGTCGGCGAGTTCCTTATGACTCGCCGACTCTCCTCCTGCTGCTTCGAGGCGAGCGCGGGTCGTCGCCCACGGTTCGCCGAGGGTGCTCTCGATCGCCGCCACGTTCATCGCCTTGGTCGCCATGGGAGAAGTCTAGGCAAACCCGACCGGAAGCGACAGGGCAGACGGTCACGGGGTCAGTCGATCTGGAGTTCGCCCATCTCGTCCCAGCCTTCGCCGTCGATCTTGCGGGAGATGATCTTCGGCGTCGACGCCAGGTGTGGACGCATGGCTTCGAGACCGGCGGCGAAGTGGTCGCTCTTGACATGCGGCTCGGCACCTTCGTCGGTGAAGGCCTCGACGAGGACGAACTCGTTGTCATTCGACAGGCTCTTCGACCATTCGAACCAGAGGTTGCCCGGCTCTTCGCGCACCGCGTCGGTGAAGGGGCGCACCGCTTCGGGGAACTGCTCGACGCTTTCGGGCTTCACGTCATACTTCACGACGATGAAAATCATCGGCTGACCTCACTTCTCTTTGATGATGAACTGTCTGAACCAGCAAATCATATTGGCAGATCTGCCGCTGTGCTCCCCTGTCTCAGGCCCTTTCGGCGATGAGGACGAGGAATCCGCTGTCGGGCTCGTACGGGTGCAGCTCCCAGGTCGAGAGCTTGAGATTGACGATCATGCCCGTCGACTTCACATCGTCGATGAAGTCCGCGAAGTCGTAGCCGCGGCCCGCGCCGAAGCCGGCGACGAAGCGTCCGCCGGACTTCAGCGTCGATCTGATGTTGGACAGCGTCTGGCGCCGAGAGGCGGGATCGAGGAATGACAGGACGTTGCCGGCGCAGAAGGCCACGTCGATGTCGGTGATGCCTGCGTCCGCGAAGTCGAATTCGGCAAGGTCACCCGTGTGCCATTCGCCGCTCGGGAAGTCCTCCTCGGCGACGGAGATGAGGAACTCGTCGAGATCGACCCCGTAGACAGTGTGGCCCTCGCTGATGAGCAGGCCGCCGGCGCGACCGGTGCCGCAGCCGGCGTCGAGGATGCGCGCACCGCGTGGGGCCATCGCATTGACGAACCGTGCCTCTCCCCCGATGTCCTGCCCGGAGGCCACGATCTTGCGCCACCTTTCGGCATAATTGGCGGAATGGTCGGGATTGGTCTCACGGATGCGGTTCCACTGATGATCGAAGCTCATGGCCCCATCCTAGTGGTGTGTCTCTGTATTAGCTTGCTCGTTCGGTCAGGGTGGTGCGCGCTCGGGCGACTTTCTCCAGGATCGACTCGGCTGTCGCCGTCCACACATACGGTTTCGGGTCATCATTATTGGCATCGATATAAGCCTCGATGCTGTCGATGAGATCGGGCACCGAGTGGAAGATCCCCCGACGCAGATTCTTCTCCGTCAGATCGCGAAACCACCTCTCGACCTGATTCAGCCACGACGATGATGTCGGCGTGAAGTGCAGGTGAAAGCGTTTGTGGTTGGCCAGCCAGTGCTTGATCACGGCATGTTTGTGCGTGGCATAGTTATCAAGCACGAGGTGGACCTGCAGACCCTTGGGCACCTGCGAATCAACGGTTTTGAGGAAAGTCAGGAACTCCTCATGCCGATGCTTGGGAAGACACTGCCCGATGACTTTACCCGTGAGGACATCCAGTGCGGCGAAGAGCGTCGTCGTGCCGTTTCGTTTGTAGTCATGCGTCATCGTCCCGGCCCGACCGGGAACCATCGGCAACGATGCCTGAGTGCGATCGAGTGCCTGGATGGAAGACTTCTCGTCCATGCACAACACCACCGCCTTCTCCGGTGGGTTGAGGTAGAGACCGACGACATCGATGACCTTGGCATCGAAGTTCGGATCGTTCGAGACTTTGAACGTATCGTGCCGGTGGGGTTTGAGCCCGAGTTCGGACCAGACCCTGTGGACGGTCGAGCGGGAGACGCCGACCTTCTTGGCCATCGACCGCACCGACCAGTGGGTTTCGGCTTCAGGAGTCTCGGTCGTCGTCAGACGTACGATCTCAGCGATTGTGTCCTCAGGGATCGAGGGTTTGCGTCCGCGTCCTTTCTTCACCGTGCCCCACTGCGTGAGTCCCTCGGCTGTGAACGCCTCGCGCCAGGCGCGCACCGTCATCGCCGACACACCATGGTCGCCGGAGACGGTGCGGATGCCCACACCGTCGGCGGAGGCGAGGAGGACTCTGGCGCGGACGACTTCCCGGTGCGCGGCTGTCGATGACCGAGCGATGATCTCGAGGACTTCTCGATCGGTGTCGGTCATGGTCAACGGGGCTGCTGGAGCTGACATGCCCTCATTCTATCGCCCAACGGTATAATCATTTACGAGACACACCACTAGGACGAAAGACCTCGGCCACCACCTCGGCGACGGCCCTGACCGGATCTGCGGGGTCCGGGGAGGTCAGTACGATGATCTCCCTGCCGCCCGCCTCGGCGACCGGATGCAGATCGACGTCAGGCCCGCCCAGGGACATCATGATCGGTGTCGCCAGGGTCAGACCGAGTCCAGTGCCGGCCAGGGCGAGCGCGACGGCCGTGTCGGTGACGATGTGGGTCTCCTTGGCCGCGATCCCCATCGCCGAGGTGGCCAGACGCATCGCCCGGCCGAAGAGCTCCTCGGCCGGGGGCAGGATCCAATCGGCCTCTGCCAGCTCCTCCACCGGGAGCGGCGGAGCACCTGCGGGCGCGACGATGCCGAAGTCCTCACCGGCCACCGTCATCCAACTCAGTCCTCGCATCGGCGGCAGCGGCACAGCCGGATAGTTGATGCCGATGCCGAGGTCGATGGCACCGTCGATCACGGCCGCCGACATCGTTTCGACGTTGATCTCACGCGCGCGGACCTCGATGTGCGGGTGCCGCTGCCCCAGGAGCCGCACGATCTGGGGCAGCGCCCTCGTCGACGCCGAACCGAAGACGCCGAGGGTGACGATGGCTTCGCTGCGGAAGTCTCTGCCCAGCATCGCCATCTCGGCCTGCTTCTGGGCGGCGAGGAGGCTCCGCGCCCGTGGGAGCAACGTCCGGCCGGCCTCGGCGAGGACCATCCCCCGACCCCGGCGCAGGAACAGTTCGGACCCGACGGCCCGGCGCAGGGCGCTCATGTGCTGGGAGACCGCACCGATGCTGTAGCCCAGCTGCTCGGCGGCCCTGGTCATCGACCCGAGTTCGGCCACGGTGACGAAGGTTCGCAGCTGCCCCAAGGTCCACGCCATGGGCACATCCTAGCTCTTTTCACGCTTTCTAAAAATAGTTTTCACGAACTCACTCTTGTCCTTAAACGTGACGGGGACAACAATGGGTTGTGAGCCGCAATCCGCCGACGTCGAGGTCGGCGTCCCCGCTGCCGCGGTGGCCAAAGACGGCCACTGCGGCAGACGACGAAAGAGGTGGAAGTTGGAGAGCACATCACCGACAGGAACGGTCCCGGGCAGCGCCGAGGTGGTCGTCATCGGCGCCGGGGTCATGGGAGCGTCCATCGC
The Brevibacterium marinum genome window above contains:
- a CDS encoding DUF4916 domain-containing protein; translation: MTRTALDFDENWFDDAEFAQLRRRLPIPYVNAIPVRVGESGNVEHIGLLLRSLDDGTLGREVVGGRIRFHESIRTALMRHAENDLGPMALPVIPPAISPFHIAEYFPTEGSSLLHDPRQHAISMCFILEVRGECTPRADALSLDWLTPEETLRSDIVGEMCHGQEHLLRYALAHMGFAI
- a CDS encoding MmgE/PrpD family protein, translating into MIDHEVRTHKSSENLAREDQLAWKIAEVASDPTPVDSDVSEMVINRIIDNASVAAASVRRSAPLHAREQAQTHPYSPGATVFGLPRSERFSPEWAAWANGVAVRELDFHDTFLAAEYSHPGDNIPPVLAVAQHKGVGGKDLINGIATGYEIQVDLVKGMCLHEHKIDHVAHLGPSAAAGIGAMLGLDTEVTFQAIQQALHVTTATRQSRKGEISSWKAHAPAFAGKMAVESVDRAMRGEGAPNPIYEGEDGFIAWILSGPEARYTVPLPGAGEAKRAILETYTKEHSAEYQAQALIDLARKLGGEIDDLSKIKRVVIHTSHHTHNVIGTGANDPQKMDPKASRETLDHSIMYIFAVAMEDQGWHHEHSYSPERAGRRETVELWHKIETTEDKEWTRRYHSSDPNEKAFGGRVEIEFDDGSTLVDEIAVADAHPFGARPFARANYIEKFKTLSEGILTGAEQTRFIDLAENLENLDAEGVAELSFTVEGLEHTGSKGIF
- a CDS encoding ABC transporter ATP-binding protein, which codes for MALPITAHGYSWTHADRDEPAVGPLDLSINAGQKVLLLGPSGAGKSTLLHAIAGVLPAESGESTGELLVGDTVPDPRRGKTGLVLQDPDSQVIFSRVGDDVAFGMENLGLPAEVIESRISTSLGAMGLDPPRSHPTAALSGGQKQRLALAGIHAMAPEVIVLDEPTANIDPDSAPLVRDAVLDTQAATSATMVIVEHRVGLWLDHVDTVIVLGRDGLLVQGPPRRVFGDPELADELRECGIWMPEECNPHAAVNRRAPTMVGSDPTGEVLLATTRLGVGRPGSGRTAAVDLDVNIRSGEAIGIVGANGAGKSTMALTLAGLIPEVEGEVTALGSLRSGAKHARPLRWPSHFLAPRIGMVFQEPEHQFLRSSVAGELALGPRLAGWSSHEIDVRVAELLDALGLEKLAESHPQGLSGGEKRRLSVAAMIAPRPRILIVDEPTFGQDALTWTGLVDQFIDVLDRGSAVVAVSHDHDFLDAIGARRFELGTRTSNGFGDESADAVRRGVRIE
- a CDS encoding class I SAM-dependent methyltransferase; protein product: MSFDHQWNRIRETNPDHSANYAERWRKIVASGQDIGGEARFVNAMAPRGARILDAGCGTGRAGGLLISEGHTVYGVDLDEFLISVAEEDFPSGEWHTGDLAEFDFADAGITDIDVAFCAGNVLSFLDPASRRQTLSNIRSTLKSGGRFVAGFGAGRGYDFADFIDDVKSTGMIVNLKLSTWELHPYEPDSGFLVLIAERA
- a CDS encoding CbiQ family ECF transporter T component, with protein sequence MCALSESVAVEDPGQLIPIVRRTALVRCNPLTKIAVALILMVGALLSIDVVSAGVVLGFCLLALPATGLDLWAALRRLWFLPLGALLAAWGTAILAEKTGAVVVDLGPILMTSGSLGAAAPIFLRALALAIPLIVLASTIGPRDLSDALIQHLRLPEVVVVSVLAAGRLLGLLVSEWQTLSMARRARGVAGGSIVRRTGSLFTGVFVLLVRSIRRGTTLAMAMEGRAFGRPGRTWRRRSTFGAGDGVALLVSIAVCVFAIEAAHALGTWNPIIGG
- a CDS encoding fibronectin type III domain-containing protein: MTIRHLRTPMSSLSALVLSAALVVPPVPAHADPGHSSSARVEENEESAISDTVLQVGADETSRNLSWMSETPGEGEVRWSKTSELEGSALPEDAHSAPTTDSGLSTDLGRHYNHANMTGLEPGTEYAYQVGSEEDGFSPVARFDTGTSDGDSEFLVFGDPQVGAGGGRPDDATGWDRTLTSALEAAQDPRFFYSLGDQVNSAGDQGQYEQYLAPEATTTVPQATTIGNHDVTSKSYEQHFNRPNVSHDHGEGGAITSGGDYWFIDSGVLFININSNDHDTEEHAEFIDDVVSEHGDEARWKVLGFHHSIYSTATHNSDPDVQQLREAIPPVAARNDIDLVVSGHDHIFNRTFLMDAGGQPVKGSDAGLEQEKEEGQTMYLTLTSSSGSKFYDYVPGLDWEAKSVHNDIPAFTRVRVSDESLRATTYEVPAGDGAQGTSASADSEEIDDVEITRAGDKDPDPDADIGSE
- a CDS encoding universal stress protein; this encodes MTAENLGSDQSSTGLGILVGYDGSELAARALEYGAAEAARRRIALTVVAAYTVPMTIYPNLASMPEENEQEASHSAVKKLLTEAAELLRDHVGPVSYRAERGDAAGVLVHLSADARAAVVGARGRGGFIGRLLGSVSTALPSHSHCPTIVVPGHRSDGPEASVVVAADGSEGGRLAMFTAAEVAASRGSALEIVTVLPAGDEWLYWYPELDLGAEVSDRRRQQLEAALNPELTAVSQQFPELRVGATVSIGNPIDVIAELTRTAQLTVLGTRGRGSFRSALMGSVSHGVLHHAQGPVMVVPG
- a CDS encoding IS630 family transposase; translation: MSAPAAPLTMTDTDREVLEIIARSSTAAHREVVRARVLLASADGVGIRTVSGDHGVSAMTVRAWREAFTAEGLTQWGTVKKGRGRKPSIPEDTIAEIVRLTTTETPEAETHWSVRSMAKKVGVSRSTVHRVWSELGLKPHRHDTFKVSNDPNFDAKVIDVVGLYLNPPEKAVVLCMDEKSSIQALDRTQASLPMVPGRAGTMTHDYKRNGTTTLFAALDVLTGKVIGQCLPKHRHEEFLTFLKTVDSQVPKGLQVHLVLDNYATHKHAVIKHWLANHKRFHLHFTPTSSSWLNQVERWFRDLTEKNLRRGIFHSVPDLIDSIEAYIDANNDDPKPYVWTATAESILEKVARARTTLTERAS
- a CDS encoding putative quinol monooxygenase; its protein translation is MIFIVVKYDVKPESVEQFPEAVRPFTDAVREEPGNLWFEWSKSLSNDNEFVLVEAFTDEGAEPHVKSDHFAAGLEAMRPHLASTPKIISRKIDGEGWDEMGELQID
- a CDS encoding ECF transporter S component, whose amino-acid sequence is MPKTTAADSPQRSAPKYSHVPATKQWRVVDYVVTAVLGIAVGLVFWVLALSWKALELGFQAFPPSIGLIAGLWVLAGPLAAAIIRKPGAALLCELIAAIVEAVLGSHFGATVLLSGFVQGLGAELVFAAFGYRKFNLWVTSLAGLLAAAFMSVSENIMYNAEWQFGFQAAYTVCAIISGIVISGIGAWFAYRAIAKTGALSSFASGRVH